In the genome of Chrysiogenes arsenatis DSM 11915, one region contains:
- the lpxK gene encoding tetraacyldisaccharide 4'-kinase encodes MFLVRIRGIFIRTLRPSQVIHTCAGAQFYRLPRNTKDHQLRNILCQFSLHQYLYGTGLWRIPRVLLLPLAWIYPTVSWLRYHVARPKHFPFFTVAIGNLVAGGTGKTPLTLFFAQHLQAKGFKVAILSRGYGGKYKTPFAVITPETTWEVGGDEPLLLALRSGATVVVSRNRFDGARYLATQEIDVVILDDAFSNHALHKDFECLLLDATTPYGNGWPIPSGTLREFPSQQQRADTALLTRVPLEYTGAHPAFHFALRLALPTGCAIACASALGDNRQFQQALRQAGFIIEKTWEGLDHHPIPAAVIEELASHGLPVVTTVKDFVKIPAQLRSLVHVAELEPIPINVHEVLDSLEKRIDLFFTQNNRQPLSAPSRQNSTFAGTDDGENRLHL; translated from the coding sequence ATGTTTCTGGTTCGTATACGTGGTATTTTTATACGAACATTGCGTCCATCACAAGTCATACATACCTGCGCTGGTGCTCAGTTCTACCGATTACCGCGCAATACGAAGGATCATCAATTGCGTAATATACTCTGTCAATTCTCACTCCACCAGTATCTCTATGGTACGGGTCTGTGGCGCATTCCTCGCGTCCTACTCCTGCCGCTGGCGTGGATCTATCCTACCGTCAGTTGGCTTCGCTACCATGTAGCTCGCCCCAAGCACTTCCCCTTTTTTACCGTTGCCATTGGCAATCTCGTCGCTGGCGGCACCGGCAAAACCCCTCTGACACTTTTTTTTGCGCAACATTTGCAGGCAAAGGGGTTCAAGGTAGCGATTCTTTCGCGCGGCTACGGTGGGAAATATAAAACCCCTTTTGCCGTAATTACCCCTGAAACGACTTGGGAAGTTGGAGGCGACGAGCCACTGCTGTTGGCGCTACGCTCTGGCGCAACAGTCGTTGTGAGCCGCAACCGTTTCGATGGGGCGCGCTACCTTGCAACGCAGGAAATAGACGTGGTGATTCTTGACGACGCTTTTAGTAATCATGCACTGCACAAAGATTTTGAGTGCCTTTTGCTGGACGCAACCACACCATACGGCAATGGATGGCCGATTCCCAGCGGCACGTTGCGTGAATTCCCTTCACAACAGCAGCGTGCCGATACCGCACTCTTAACACGAGTTCCGCTGGAGTATACCGGTGCGCACCCCGCATTTCATTTCGCCTTACGCCTTGCGCTCCCAACAGGCTGCGCCATCGCGTGTGCCAGCGCACTGGGCGACAATCGGCAATTTCAGCAAGCACTGCGACAAGCAGGATTTATTATCGAAAAAACCTGGGAAGGGTTGGATCACCACCCAATTCCCGCCGCAGTTATCGAGGAACTTGCCTCACACGGGCTTCCCGTGGTAACTACCGTAAAAGATTTCGTGAAGATTCCTGCGCAGCTCCGTTCGTTGGTGCATGTCGCAGAGTTGGAGCCAATCCCTATCAATGTACACGAGGTTCTTGATTCCCTTGAAAAACGCATTGACCTATTTTTCACTCAAAATAATCGCCAGCCTCTTTCGGCTCCTTCCCGCCAAAACAGCACTTTCGCTGGGACGGATGATGGGGAAAATCGCCTACACCTGTAA
- a CDS encoding lysophospholipid acyltransferase family protein, protein MTYFSLKIIASLFRLLPAKTALSLGRMMGKIAYTCNRRHRAIAEENIRCAGYDTDFTPEVYAHLGGMLAECFRLPLITPHNFQHAARVEGWEHYQQARHNAGRVILVTAHLGNWEKLALLHSLHAQVGFDIVGRKLDNDGADRFVREMRGQAGSVIDKQNGLRQMLKSLRSGHDLGILIDQALHPDQAVPVQFFGRPVTAVPVVTLLAQKTGAAVVCCFIGREPDGTELVTYCPPTRITGDQQRDSQELTTIIEAFIRRYKEQWFWVHRRWKHSQELSEQEMQP, encoded by the coding sequence TTGACCTATTTTTCACTCAAAATAATCGCCAGCCTCTTTCGGCTCCTTCCCGCCAAAACAGCACTTTCGCTGGGACGGATGATGGGGAAAATCGCCTACACCTGTAATCGCCGCCATCGTGCAATTGCCGAGGAGAATATTCGTTGTGCCGGATACGACACGGACTTCACTCCCGAAGTCTACGCCCATCTCGGTGGCATGCTTGCCGAATGTTTCCGCCTGCCACTGATAACACCACATAATTTCCAACATGCGGCGCGGGTCGAAGGGTGGGAACACTACCAGCAAGCGCGTCACAATGCCGGACGTGTGATTCTGGTGACGGCTCATCTGGGAAATTGGGAAAAACTCGCTCTCCTGCATTCACTCCATGCTCAGGTGGGTTTTGATATTGTCGGGCGCAAACTTGATAACGATGGCGCTGACCGTTTCGTCCGCGAAATGCGTGGCCAGGCCGGATCGGTTATTGACAAGCAAAACGGCTTACGTCAGATGCTTAAATCGCTCCGCAGCGGTCACGATCTTGGTATTTTAATCGACCAAGCCCTCCATCCTGACCAAGCCGTTCCGGTGCAGTTTTTTGGCCGCCCCGTCACAGCAGTTCCGGTCGTAACACTGCTGGCGCAGAAAACTGGCGCCGCCGTTGTATGCTGTTTTATCGGGCGCGAGCCTGATGGAACCGAACTGGTCACCTACTGCCCGCCTACTCGTATCACTGGTGACCAGCAACGCGATTCACAGGAGCTTACTACAATAATCGAAGCGTTTATTCGCCGTTATAAAGAACAATGGTTTTGGGTACACCGCCGCTGGAAACATAGTCAAGAGCTGAGCGAACAGGAAATGCAGCCGTAA
- a CDS encoding FRG domain-containing protein — protein sequence MNVYRVSSWNELQDQLFADSWSEQLGRFRSRYAFRGLSDASYPLYTTLQRLGGSYEILEQHLLRNFRKYAHRSMVQRDSLWHWLSVAQHYGLPTRLLDWTYSPLIALHFATANIERFHTDGAIWAVNYVKVHQLIPESLISILSKEGANVFTVEMLSAELGSMEEFAALSKNDFALFFEPPSIDDRIVNQFAFFSLMWRIDAIFDEWLADYPDIWRKIIIPAELKWEIRDKLDQSNITERVLFPGMDGLSSWLKRHYSPKHTFTEVKT from the coding sequence GTGAATGTCTACCGGGTAAGTAGTTGGAACGAGCTACAAGATCAACTCTTCGCTGACTCCTGGAGCGAGCAACTCGGTCGCTTTCGCTCGCGTTACGCCTTTCGTGGCCTTTCCGACGCCTCTTACCCATTATACACCACACTACAACGCCTCGGTGGTTCCTACGAAATCCTCGAGCAACACTTGCTACGCAACTTTCGCAAATACGCGCACCGCTCGATGGTGCAACGCGATTCGCTGTGGCACTGGCTTTCCGTTGCACAACACTACGGACTTCCCACTCGCCTGCTGGATTGGACCTATTCGCCCCTGATCGCGCTCCATTTTGCCACTGCCAATATTGAGCGATTCCATACTGATGGAGCAATATGGGCCGTCAACTACGTAAAAGTACATCAGCTTATTCCAGAATCGCTGATATCAATCCTTTCGAAAGAGGGTGCGAATGTCTTTACCGTTGAAATGCTCAGTGCCGAGTTGGGATCCATGGAGGAATTTGCTGCACTGAGCAAAAACGACTTTGCCCTGTTTTTTGAACCCCCTTCGATAGACGACAGAATCGTCAACCAATTTGCCTTCTTTTCGCTGATGTGGCGTATCGACGCAATTTTTGACGAATGGCTGGCAGACTATCCCGACATCTGGCGTAAAATTATTATTCCCGCTGAATTAAAGTGGGAAATTCGCGATAAACTCGACCAGTCAAACATTACCGAAAGAGTGCTCTTTCCGGGAATGGATGGACTCAGCTCGTGGCTGAAAAGGCATTACAGCCCGAAACACACTTTTACCGAGGTAAAAACATGA
- a CDS encoding PilZ domain-containing protein has translation MKRDIRSQKRWNLLFYLPVYDSETGELHGRVVDLTTHGIMLVHDTQIPRETILDGYIQAPPEEGSDEPWIVMVRGKAMWSRPDINPNLWVTGYQLIDPPAAVQREITRLVGVYPFHR, from the coding sequence ATGAAACGAGATATCCGCAGTCAGAAACGCTGGAACCTGCTCTTTTACCTACCGGTATATGACAGCGAAACGGGCGAGCTCCACGGGCGAGTGGTCGACTTGACGACGCACGGCATTATGCTGGTTCACGACACGCAGATTCCGCGCGAAACGATTTTAGATGGCTACATTCAGGCACCACCCGAAGAAGGAAGTGACGAGCCATGGATTGTGATGGTTCGCGGCAAAGCGATGTGGTCGCGCCCCGATATCAACCCCAACCTGTGGGTAACCGGCTACCAATTAATTGACCCACCCGCCGCCGTACAGCGCGAAATCACCCGCCTTGTTGGCGTCTATCCCTTTCATAGATAA
- a CDS encoding 3-isopropylmalate dehydratase large subunit, which produces MGQTIAQKIFAAHLRDEPFPGTKVLSLDAVFCHEITTPIAIDDLKARGKDRVFDASKIKAVIDHVTPAKDSKTAMQGKILRDWARQHQIKDFFDIGNNGVCHAIFPEKGFVRPGYTIIMGDSHTCTHGAFGAFAAGVGTTDLEVGILKGVCAFREPKTFRINVSGTLPVGVYAKDIILDIIRRITVNGATDMVVEFGGTVVAGLSMESRMTLCNMAVEAGATSGICAPDMVTVEYLWPFIKSEYASKQAALEAFTKWLPDTDAAYEKTLDVDASTLQPMCTDQFKPDCVVPIAELGDRRVDQIYIGSCTNGRIEDLRQAASILKGRKLADHVRGIVSPATPDIFKQANKEGIIDIFMEAGFCVTNPTCGACLGMSNGVLAEGEVCASTTNRNFNGRMGKGGMVHLMSPASAAASAVTGYLTDPRKLLAESVN; this is translated from the coding sequence ATGGGACAAACCATCGCCCAGAAAATTTTCGCCGCCCACTTGCGCGACGAGCCATTTCCCGGAACCAAAGTTCTTTCGCTTGATGCCGTATTCTGCCACGAAATTACGACCCCGATTGCTATTGACGACCTCAAAGCGCGCGGCAAAGATCGCGTGTTCGACGCTAGCAAAATCAAAGCCGTCATCGACCACGTCACCCCCGCCAAAGATTCGAAAACCGCCATGCAAGGGAAAATCCTGCGCGATTGGGCGCGTCAGCACCAGATCAAGGACTTCTTTGACATCGGCAATAACGGCGTCTGCCACGCCATCTTCCCCGAAAAAGGGTTCGTTCGCCCCGGCTACACCATTATCATGGGCGATAGCCACACCTGTACCCACGGCGCTTTCGGCGCCTTTGCCGCTGGTGTCGGCACCACCGATCTCGAAGTTGGTATCCTCAAAGGGGTGTGCGCCTTCCGCGAACCAAAAACCTTCCGCATCAACGTCAGCGGCACCCTGCCCGTCGGCGTGTATGCCAAAGACATCATCCTTGACATTATCCGCCGCATCACCGTGAATGGCGCAACCGACATGGTTGTCGAATTTGGCGGGACAGTTGTTGCAGGACTGTCGATGGAATCGCGCATGACACTCTGCAACATGGCCGTCGAAGCTGGAGCGACCAGCGGTATCTGCGCTCCTGACATGGTCACAGTAGAATACCTCTGGCCGTTCATCAAAAGCGAATATGCCTCCAAGCAAGCCGCACTCGAAGCCTTCACCAAGTGGCTTCCTGATACCGATGCGGCGTACGAAAAAACACTCGACGTCGATGCCTCTACCCTCCAGCCAATGTGTACCGACCAATTTAAGCCGGACTGCGTTGTTCCGATTGCCGAACTTGGCGACCGCCGTGTCGACCAAATCTATATCGGTTCTTGCACCAACGGACGGATCGAAGATCTGCGCCAAGCCGCATCCATCCTCAAAGGGCGCAAACTCGCCGACCACGTGCGCGGCATTGTTTCCCCAGCTACCCCTGATATCTTCAAGCAAGCCAACAAGGAAGGGATCATCGATATCTTTATGGAAGCAGGATTCTGCGTTACCAACCCCACCTGCGGAGCCTGCCTTGGGATGAGTAACGGCGTACTGGCCGAAGGCGAAGTCTGCGCTTCCACCACCAACCGCAACTTCAATGGTCGCATGGGCAAAGGGGGCATGGTGCATTTAATGAGCCCCGCCTCCGCCGCCGCTTCCGCCGTTACCGGCTACCTCACCGATCCCCGTAAACTTCTTGCAGAGAGTGTGAACTGA
- a CDS encoding 3-isopropylmalate dehydratase small subunit → MKTFGGPVLFLDRDDINTDEIIPAKYLTELTKEALKPYILEDLKLPGFDQKGEATKQARVIVTRKNFGCGSSREHAPWVFEVNDITAVIAEGYARIFRQNMFNGGMLAIELPKADIDAIFAYASVAGSALAIDIDSKKMCVSGGGKETVIDFTLSPFDEALVRAGGWVEYADAKY, encoded by the coding sequence ATGAAAACATTTGGCGGCCCAGTCCTGTTCCTTGATCGGGACGACATCAACACCGACGAAATTATCCCCGCAAAATACCTGACCGAACTGACCAAAGAAGCACTGAAGCCGTACATTCTGGAAGACCTCAAACTCCCCGGCTTCGACCAAAAAGGGGAAGCTACCAAGCAGGCACGCGTCATTGTAACCCGCAAAAATTTTGGCTGCGGATCGTCGCGCGAACACGCCCCGTGGGTCTTTGAAGTGAACGACATTACGGCGGTCATTGCCGAAGGGTACGCCCGCATCTTCCGTCAGAATATGTTCAACGGCGGCATGCTGGCTATCGAACTCCCAAAAGCCGATATCGATGCCATTTTTGCCTACGCAAGCGTAGCCGGAAGCGCTCTCGCGATTGACATCGACAGCAAAAAAATGTGCGTCAGTGGCGGCGGCAAAGAAACCGTCATCGACTTCACCCTCAGCCCGTTTGACGAAGCCCTCGTCCGTGCTGGCGGTTGGGTTGAATACGCCGACGCCAAATACTAA
- the thiD gene encoding bifunctional hydroxymethylpyrimidine kinase/phosphomethylpyrimidine kinase has translation MNPIPIALTIAGSDPSGGAGIQADLKTFLALRVYGAAVPTCLTVQNTQAVADAMMLPGEFVAAQAQMVFDDLSVGALKTGMLGNTDIVEAVGRVIDGKPNIVCDPVMVSTSGYPLLNEAARDALCQCVIAQATLVTPNAHELKLLAPDIPNSTEAGYRVLQRFPELRGILIKGGHWDETGHTVTDTLLERTADGAIATHHFRHPRYQTKNTHGTGCTLAAAITAGLARGRHLSEAVSAAVTFVDALLGISAEHSVGKGHGPLLHHLHRR, from the coding sequence GTGAATCCCATCCCCATAGCCCTTACTATCGCCGGTTCCGACCCTTCGGGGGGAGCCGGCATTCAGGCTGATCTCAAAACATTTCTGGCACTCCGCGTCTATGGCGCGGCAGTGCCAACCTGTTTAACCGTGCAAAACACCCAAGCGGTCGCTGATGCCATGATGCTCCCCGGCGAATTCGTCGCCGCACAGGCGCAGATGGTATTCGATGATCTCTCCGTTGGGGCATTGAAAACTGGTATGCTTGGTAATACTGACATTGTGGAAGCGGTCGGTCGTGTTATCGACGGAAAGCCCAACATTGTCTGCGATCCCGTCATGGTTTCCACGAGTGGCTATCCGTTGCTTAACGAAGCCGCCCGCGATGCCCTATGCCAGTGCGTGATCGCCCAGGCGACTCTCGTCACCCCGAACGCACACGAACTCAAACTCCTTGCCCCAGATATCCCCAACTCAACCGAAGCGGGCTACCGAGTGCTGCAGCGATTCCCCGAACTGCGCGGCATCCTGATTAAAGGCGGCCACTGGGACGAAACCGGTCATACCGTTACGGACACATTACTGGAACGCACCGCTGATGGGGCGATTGCCACCCATCACTTCCGCCATCCACGCTATCAAACCAAAAACACCCATGGCACCGGCTGCACACTGGCCGCCGCCATCACCGCCGGACTGGCCCGCGGGCGGCACCTGAGCGAAGCGGTGAGTGCGGCGGTAACATTCGTCGATGCCCTGCTGGGAATATCTGCCGAACACAGTGTTGGTAAAGGGCACGGGCCGTTGCTACATCATCTGCATAGGAGATAG
- the nifV gene encoding homocitrate synthase: MGPVTIDDTTLRDGAQTPGVAFSLADKLEIARRLDAIGVEEIEAGIPVMGDDEQEAFRALTDLGLKARLLAWNRAVISDIRASLDAGATSVEISLPLSEIQISSKLGKTPPWVIDQLRRVLDFCATKNLYVSVGGEDASRAPLDFVIAYAKAAKEHGAARFRYCDTVGILDPFSTYDAVKSLIAESGLAVEIHTHNDFGLAGANALAAVKAGATHINTTVIGLGERAGNAPLEEIIMALRYVYQQPVTYNTADLRSLAQYVAAASGRTIEPYRPVIGELMFTHESGIHADGVLKNPANYEPFPPEVLGMQRHIVVGSHSGTQGVIHRLHQRGVVADRHSVNGIMPQIRRLANERKRALSDDELCELYEASL, encoded by the coding sequence ATGGGTCCGGTCACTATCGACGATACAACGCTCCGCGATGGGGCACAAACCCCAGGCGTAGCTTTCAGCCTTGCCGATAAACTTGAAATTGCGCGTCGCCTTGATGCGATTGGCGTGGAAGAGATCGAAGCAGGTATTCCCGTGATGGGTGATGATGAGCAGGAAGCCTTTCGCGCGTTGACTGATTTGGGGTTGAAAGCGAGACTGCTCGCATGGAATCGCGCGGTTATCAGTGATATTCGAGCGTCACTCGATGCTGGCGCGACCTCGGTGGAGATATCCCTGCCGCTTTCAGAAATTCAAATATCGTCGAAACTTGGGAAAACACCGCCGTGGGTGATTGACCAACTGCGGCGCGTACTCGATTTTTGTGCGACGAAAAATCTGTATGTTTCCGTTGGCGGAGAGGATGCGTCTCGGGCACCGCTTGACTTTGTCATTGCGTATGCTAAGGCCGCCAAGGAGCACGGTGCAGCGCGCTTTCGCTATTGCGATACCGTCGGTATTCTCGATCCGTTCTCTACCTATGATGCGGTGAAGAGTTTGATTGCCGAATCAGGGCTGGCGGTCGAAATTCACACGCATAACGACTTTGGTTTGGCGGGAGCCAATGCGCTGGCGGCAGTGAAAGCCGGAGCGACGCACATCAATACCACTGTTATTGGCTTGGGTGAACGGGCGGGAAATGCGCCACTCGAAGAGATTATTATGGCGCTTCGCTACGTGTATCAGCAGCCCGTAACGTACAATACTGCTGATCTGCGCTCGTTAGCACAGTATGTGGCGGCGGCTTCTGGCCGGACGATAGAGCCGTATCGCCCGGTGATTGGCGAACTGATGTTTACGCACGAATCAGGTATCCACGCCGATGGCGTCCTGAAAAATCCAGCGAACTATGAGCCATTTCCACCGGAAGTGCTCGGGATGCAGCGCCATATTGTGGTGGGATCGCACAGCGGAACGCAGGGAGTGATTCATCGACTGCATCAGCGGGGGGTTGTTGCGGATCGCCATTCGGTGAATGGAATTATGCCGCAGATCCGCCGCTTGGCAAATGAACGCAAGCGGGCGTTAAGCGACGATGAGCTGTGCGAACTGTATGAGGCGTCGCTGTAG
- the nifB gene encoding nitrogenase cofactor biosynthesis protein NifB — protein MQPVLPQDAAAIAEHQRIRAQIEKHPCYCKSAHTKFARIHLPVAPRCNIQCNYCNHKYDCSNESRPGVTSSILSPQAAIERLKMTMEQVPNLSVVGFAGPGDALANPEEVFATASMVRSLNPDLILCLSTNGLALPELADEVIAQKFGHVTVTMNTINPAIGADIYRWVKDGTITLHGEEGAALLHERQLAGIRRLTAAGVLVKVNTVMIPGINDTDIPNVASTIKAAGVFIHNIIPLICQPEHGTVFGEMGIREPQHQEIVAVRKACGVIMGGADRVMSHCKQCRADAIGMLGKDITLNQPAAHGGCKKQGDQKIAG, from the coding sequence ATGCAGCCAGTTCTCCCACAAGATGCCGCCGCGATTGCCGAGCACCAGCGGATTCGCGCTCAGATAGAAAAACACCCCTGTTACTGTAAATCAGCGCACACCAAATTTGCGCGCATCCACCTGCCGGTAGCGCCGCGCTGCAATATTCAGTGCAACTACTGCAATCATAAGTACGACTGCTCCAACGAATCGCGCCCCGGCGTCACCAGCTCCATTCTCTCGCCACAAGCCGCCATCGAACGTCTGAAAATGACGATGGAGCAAGTACCAAACCTCAGCGTTGTCGGCTTTGCCGGCCCCGGTGATGCCCTCGCCAACCCCGAAGAGGTCTTTGCCACCGCCAGCATGGTACGAAGCCTGAACCCGGATCTCATCCTTTGCCTGAGCACCAACGGCCTCGCTCTGCCAGAGCTGGCGGATGAAGTCATTGCCCAGAAGTTCGGCCACGTTACCGTTACCATGAATACCATCAATCCAGCGATTGGTGCTGACATCTACCGTTGGGTCAAAGATGGCACTATCACCTTGCACGGCGAAGAAGGCGCAGCGCTCTTACACGAACGGCAACTCGCTGGCATTCGCCGCCTCACCGCCGCTGGAGTACTCGTCAAAGTCAACACGGTTATGATTCCTGGCATTAACGACACCGATATCCCCAACGTCGCCAGCACGATTAAAGCCGCTGGCGTCTTCATCCACAATATCATCCCACTGATTTGTCAACCGGAACACGGAACCGTTTTTGGCGAAATGGGGATTCGCGAACCGCAACATCAAGAGATTGTGGCCGTCCGCAAAGCCTGCGGGGTTATTATGGGCGGGGCGGATCGCGTGATGAGCCACTGCAAACAGTGCCGTGCCGATGCCATCGGCATGCTGGGAAAAGATATTACGCTCAACCAACCCGCCGCCCATGGTGGCTGCAAAAAACAAGGCGATCAGAAGATCGCCGGATAA
- the nifA gene encoding nif-specific transcriptional activator NifA, with protein sequence METRSNYYKLALETVYEVSKVLSSNYQCSTTMQGVLSIVCNNLNMRRAMIMLYDDETRELTLKASVGLSTNMIGALRYRLNEGVVGKAFRHGMSILVPDISDEPGFLNRVEREMSDEKLSFLAVPIKEGSNEYGVLTVDKPTAEIFSYSTEFDMLKMIATLIASFLRKSNFITHEWQQIGAERDRLSQEVLGRFRMSGLIGRGKNMRKVFEQIQLMSRSRSNCLIRGESGTGKEVVAKTIHYNSARSHKPFVAINCAAIPKELLEAELFGHEKGAFTGALARRKGKFELADGGTLFLDEIGDMPLDAQSKLLRVLQEKSLERVGGNEVIPVDVRVIAATHKPLETMVQEKTFRLDLYYRLNVLIIELPPLRERREDIPLLAQHIVDKINNTYEMQLKIAPQLFAPLSRCCWPGNIRELENCLERAALNATDNIIRTADLLCGRHEPCPSQIIGHATNDAIAPQVATLKHSNAISAAKKVDHSEPNHERMRFEQGDEIEAVSLALRRSGYVQAKAARTLGITVRQLRYRIQKYSIEVKRF encoded by the coding sequence ATGGAAACACGCAGTAATTACTACAAGCTGGCACTCGAAACAGTGTATGAAGTCAGCAAAGTGCTCTCATCGAATTACCAATGCTCAACAACTATGCAAGGCGTTCTCAGCATTGTCTGCAATAACCTGAATATGCGACGCGCCATGATTATGCTTTACGACGATGAAACGCGTGAACTTACGCTGAAAGCTTCCGTTGGCCTTTCAACGAATATGATCGGCGCGCTACGCTACCGCTTGAACGAAGGGGTGGTCGGTAAAGCATTCCGCCACGGCATGTCGATTCTTGTTCCCGATATTTCCGACGAACCAGGCTTTTTAAACCGCGTCGAACGCGAAATGAGCGACGAAAAACTCAGCTTCTTGGCAGTTCCAATCAAAGAAGGCTCCAATGAGTACGGCGTTTTGACTGTCGACAAACCAACTGCCGAAATTTTCAGCTATTCAACAGAGTTTGACATGCTAAAAATGATCGCAACGTTGATTGCCTCGTTTTTACGCAAGTCAAATTTTATCACCCATGAATGGCAACAAATCGGCGCCGAGCGCGACCGCCTCAGTCAGGAAGTACTCGGGCGCTTCCGTATGAGCGGACTCATTGGGCGCGGCAAAAACATGCGCAAAGTGTTCGAGCAGATTCAACTCATGTCGCGCAGCCGCTCCAACTGCCTGATACGCGGCGAATCAGGCACCGGCAAAGAGGTGGTCGCAAAAACTATTCATTATAACTCTGCCCGCTCCCACAAACCGTTTGTTGCCATTAACTGCGCGGCTATCCCCAAAGAACTCTTGGAAGCGGAATTATTCGGGCATGAAAAAGGGGCGTTTACGGGAGCCTTAGCGCGTCGCAAAGGGAAGTTTGAACTCGCTGACGGCGGCACACTTTTTCTCGACGAAATCGGGGATATGCCGCTCGATGCGCAAAGCAAGCTGCTGCGCGTCCTTCAGGAAAAATCACTGGAACGCGTCGGTGGTAACGAAGTGATCCCCGTTGATGTCCGCGTCATCGCTGCCACCCATAAGCCACTGGAAACCATGGTGCAAGAAAAAACCTTCCGGCTCGACCTCTACTATCGCCTCAACGTCCTGATCATCGAACTCCCCCCACTGCGCGAACGGCGCGAAGATATTCCCCTACTTGCCCAACATATCGTCGATAAAATTAACAACACCTACGAAATGCAGCTCAAGATCGCGCCACAACTCTTTGCACCGCTGAGCCGCTGCTGCTGGCCGGGCAATATTCGCGAACTGGAAAACTGCTTGGAGCGCGCTGCTCTCAATGCTACCGATAACATCATCCGCACTGCCGACCTGCTCTGTGGCCGACACGAACCATGCCCTTCGCAGATTATCGGCCATGCCACGAATGATGCCATCGCGCCGCAGGTGGCAACTCTAAAGCACAGTAATGCCATCAGTGCTGCTAAAAAAGTTGATCATAGCGAGCCAAACCATGAGCGGATGCGCTTTGAACAAGGTGACGAAATAGAAGCGGTCAGCCTCGCCCTGCGCCGCTCAGGGTACGTGCAAGCCAAAGCCGCCCGCACCCTAGGTATAACCGTCCGCCAACTGCGATACCGGATTCAAAAATACTCCATCGAAGTGAAACGCTTCTAA
- a CDS encoding flavodoxin family protein codes for MKVVAFNGSPRQGGNTEILLQAVLTPIKAAGIETELVQIGGQALRGCVACMHCRTKHPGRCGITNDQMNSYIEKMREADGILLGSPTYFADVTSEMKALIDRGGYVTRGHNAELKRKIGAAVVAVRRGGATHAFDTMNHFFQISQMIIPGSTYWNMGYGLHPGDVLGDSEALKNMQDLGETMAWLLKATR; via the coding sequence ATGAAAGTAGTCGCGTTCAATGGAAGTCCGCGCCAAGGCGGGAACACCGAAATACTGCTTCAGGCCGTATTGACACCCATCAAAGCCGCCGGCATTGAAACAGAACTCGTTCAAATCGGCGGCCAAGCCTTACGTGGCTGCGTGGCCTGCATGCACTGCCGCACCAAGCACCCCGGACGCTGCGGCATCACCAACGATCAAATGAACAGCTATATCGAAAAAATGCGCGAAGCCGATGGCATCCTGCTCGGTTCGCCGACTTACTTTGCCGATGTGACCAGCGAAATGAAAGCATTGATCGACCGTGGCGGCTACGTCACCCGCGGCCATAACGCCGAGCTGAAACGCAAAATCGGTGCTGCCGTCGTAGCCGTGCGCCGCGGCGGTGCCACACATGCCTTTGACACCATGAACCACTTCTTCCAAATCTCACAAATGATTATCCCCGGATCAACCTACTGGAATATGGGCTACGGATTGCACCCCGGCGATGTCCTCGGCGACAGCGAAGCGCTCAAGAACATGCAGGATCTTGGTGAAACTATGGCGTGGCTGCTGAAAGCTACCCGGTAA